The DNA sequence TCTTATCAGTCATTTCATTTACAGTGGGTAGcaatataaagaaaaattttcaggttagtaaaataaaacaagaaagagAACTTACCTGGCTATTTTCCTTCACATCTCAAATTATACGCAGGGCATTGCACCAATGAAGCCATGTGGAGTAGAATATTGGATTCTCTCATCACTTCAAATTCCTCTGGCAATAATTTTCACTGCATGGATCCTCATCCTATTGAGAAAACAGAACTGccaaaatcaaactgaaaaccAACAGGTGCTCAATTCAACCAATTTAAGAAGATTAGCCTCCTCCATTAACCATTTTAATCTACGATAATGCATAAGTAGTTAGTTAATTGTGGTTAATGGAAACTAAAATTTTTCTCAAACTTCAAAATTCTTGCTTTAAGGAGATGGAAGACTCAACAAGAAGCAGAATGCCAAACAGATTCATTTTCCCAATAATGGCACTACTAGCGGGAATACTTGGTGGAGTTTTTGGAATTGGAGGGGGAATGCTTATCAGCCCACTTCTTCTTCATGTCGGAATACCACCAGTGGTGAGTTATGGGACTACTCAATTAATATTGTTTTAGTAACAATAGTAGTCCTGAGCAAGTAATTCACATCATTTTTCCAGGTAACTGCTGCAACTTGTTCCTTCATGGTCTTTTTTTCATCTACCATGTCTGCGTTTCAGTACCTATTATCCGGAATGGAGCACACGGACACTGCCCTTATCTTTGCAGCTATATGTTTTGTTGCTTCACTTCTTGGCCTGTTGGTAGTACAAAGAACCATACAAGAATATGGCAGGGCTTCTATCATTGTCTTCTCAGTTGGCACTGTGATGGCATTGAGTACAATTCTCATAACCAGCTTTGGAGCTATTGATGTGTTGAGAGATTATGAATCTGGCAACAATATGGGCTTCAAATCCCCCTGTTGAAAAAGGACAAGgaaagttcaaaaaaaaaaataaggaaagagcTAAGTTTTCAGTGGCTAGCTCTGCGAGAAAATAGTATAATTACCTCTCATATATGAAGCAGCATTTCACTTACTAATTATCCTGCTGGGGGAGGAGGAGATAAAAGCATACACTTGGCTGGTGGAGCTCCCCTTACTCCCTTAATTAAGCATAATTATGTGATTTAGGCTTTTGATTTGGGGCTCTAGGATGCAAGAATAGAAAAAGGAAATGacctaaatattattttaaattcaaacagGCGTAGCAGGTAGATAGAATGATGAAGTATAGCTTCAAAAGTACCCAGAGATATTCATATAACCACggattttaaagatattttccTAGTTTACACTTCAGAGAACGTAAACATCCAACAAATAACCATCTAAAATTCGTTTTCACTTGAACTTGATCTCAAATTCatacaattatttaaaaatttatggcTTGAAAAAATGGAACCACTACAATACATGGCAATTGATGGGAATTAATATAAACAAAGGACAAAAATGCAGCTGCCTGTTGAAGGAAAGgagaaccaaacttgatgtCCCCTAACTTAAGCAGCTGGAGAGCGTAAAACAGGATCCTGAGAGGTATCAACGGTAGCAGGAGGCATAAGCTGCCACATGGGAACTCCAGGATAGCCAACAAAGGGTACCAGCTTGCTACCAACAGCGTGGCTGGGGGTAGAAAATGGAGATGGGATGGCTGGAGGATGAGGAAAGAATCCTGCTCCAGCACTCAAGGCTTTTACTTGCTGCTCAATGTTCTCTTTCTCTGTTTTTAGCCTCTGCTTCTCATCACGAAGTTCACTCTTCTCAGCCTACACATACAAAGCAAGCTCAGGATAAATGACAAGAACTTTGGCCCAATTTCCCAGCAAAACTCACAGATTAAGCATGATCTCAAATGTATATTATTATGCAATTaccttcagatttttttttaaaaaaaaaaaaaaagaagaaaagaaaagataagagATACCTTTAATTCATTGATCTTATCCTGCAGACTCTCATTTGAATCCTTCAGCTTCCGAGCTTCATCCCGTAGCTGATTCACCACTTTCAAAGCATCAGCCAATATGGCAGATTTGTCCACTTTAGGAGGCCTCCCAGAATCCAGAAGAGCACTCAATTCCAAAAACCTGGAGACAGCaccaaactcaacatatgagagagagacagaaagagagagagagagagaactaAAGCACTTGAGCATACCTGTCATTCAGCCTATCCCTCCGCATTTTCTCTCTACATGCTTTCGAACCAAGTGTATTGCAGGATCCAGGCCTCACCCTGTGATGCAAAATTCATGAGACAAGATAACTAACACTGGAAAACGAATATAAGGAAAACAGATTAAAGCTATTGCTTTCTCATTTTCCAAGTGTAGAAGGATAACAGTAACTAGTACCTTTTCCGGGATCCACTTTCCTTAAGACCAGAATTCCCAAACAAGCCATCAAACTCCACgctaaaaatataaatgaaaataaacagGAATGAGCACGTCAAACAACAAGATTGATGCATCTACACCAAATGGACATGCCAGATTATGAATTAGATGGTTTGAAAGAGTCATGTACACAGGAcagaagcaaaaaaaaaaaaaaaaaaactcgacAGATATAAGACATATGATTTAATAACCATCCTAATTCTCTGGTAAATAACATGACAGAAATGCTCCAATAAATGGAGTGTCTCTAAATACACTTTAGAAAGAAAACTACAAACTTCCCTCACATTGTGGAATCAGATAAAGTAATGCTATTGCCACAATCTCAAAAGATGACCCACATTATACTGGTAAAGCTAATAATAGCTAGATACAGGATGTGTTcaaatatcatataattttaattcgaTAAACAGGAAAAACAGTCTTGAAATAAATATTGTGAGAAAGAGTAAAGCATGGTATCAATTGCTAGAACCAATAATGCATCAAGTTGCCAACAACCCATCaaataatatcaataaaatttcaCAGAAGCATTGTATTACACCAAATACAGCTCCAACTAACGTTGTAGAGATGAATGTGGGCAATTAAGGAGCTAGAAGAAAAGAAATGCTTGCAATTACCTTACTGAGGCATTATCAGTGAAGGAAGGAGAAGACCAGAGACCTCCAGAGGGGTCAAGAGACGGGAGGTCACCTCCAGGGACAGTAACATCCTCTATGAGACTATAATCAAATACCCAATTGGAATTATCATTCGGCGACCCCATCTCCGTTTGTTCGGTGGAATTTCAAGACTTCCGACTATTTTCTGGCGCCAGATGCGACGCCGTGGCTATGGAAACGACGATAGCGATGCGAGTGAATTAGAATTGGTTGGTTAAGATATGAAtgggaaaagagaagagaaagaaaagggaACTGAAAAGAAATAGGAGACTCTCCCATCGCATTCCACCACCACCACAAGCGAGAAATGGCGCATTACAAAAGAGAAAGCAACGTCTGAGAAACTCCATCAATTTGTAATTGGGCTTTTCGGCCTTCAGTTTGAATCTTTGGATCCAAACCATCTTCAACCGTTCTGGTCCAATCAAGACGAGCTTTTGTATGGCGGAAAGTATgggtgtaattttttttttttcatttaatattagctaaattaaatatttatattaatatatatcattaaatatttttgttatttttacattgataaatttatttttatacataatttaaaaaaaattaatttaacactattacaataataaattttattaaatacaacACACTCTCCATTTCTTttactttattaaaaattaaatcaagagTTATTAAATTAAAGTCGCAAATTAAATTCACGAGTGATTCAAACTCTTTTATCTTTACATTTAAACATTTCTAAactgaatttaattttgaataatcctaaatttttattagacccTAAAACTGATATTTTCATTAGATAAATTTATCGTCGTATCACTCTATCTGCacataaaaaaatctattagacatgataaaaaaaaaaaagagtttcgAATTTACAATTTGCAACAGAAATCAACACTCACAAAATCACCAACATCGTCTCTGTTTAAAGTTCTGGACCACCACTCATCAAACCCacaaatttcacttattcaCAGATATACaacacctctctctctctctcccccacACACAAACACTAACTAGGCTACATTTACACGAACGGACTGAACAAACCCATCAATCCTTTTCCTTATCTCCTCCGGATTGGCACCCACCAGCCTGTCAATCTGTGCGCCATCCTTCATCAGCACAAAAGTAGGCATGGCCTTTACCTCCAGTTTAGCAGCCACCTCCTACCCAAACCACACACACAATCAGATTCATTTCATAAGCATATCACAATATAAATAAACTTTAACACCATAAATATCAACCTGCAATCCTTGTCTTCATTAGCTGATTATGACAATCTATTCAAACAGAGCTTTTGAATTAAAACTTGTCAATTTTCGCAGTGCGATTATTTATCTATATGCACATCAACACTTACATGACAGTAACTGTTAGACATATCTAATGCCTAATTATCTTGAGCACAGATATTCAAAGACCATTCAAAAGATGCCATATTTGTTAAAAGCACATCGGCTTCAAAGCTCTAAATCAAGACTTTTCCACTTCAATAAGATTGCTGACAAGGAAGAGAATCTATTTCCTACCATCTGAGGCCAAGGCCCGGCTCTTAAACATTACATTGAACTCAGTTTATGCCTCAATCTTTAACAAAGGTTACCGAACTATAACACCCAAGTTAACAAAAATTCATCAGAAGTGAAACAATGGACATCCAACTGCAGAACTCTGAAGTTAATTGCGTGAGAAGTTTCCACAAGGATGGCCAGTACCTGCAAGGTCAGTTACAGGTTCAATGGCAACAGCTTAGCTTGAACAACTAGCTAAACTGTTTGCTCAACAAATGATCATCCGATCATCATCAGCTTTAACAAATAAGATGCCAAAAATGAAATGATCATCAAATGAACAGAAGTCTATTCACAAATCACAACCCTTGCAGCTGCATATTCAGGAGATCTAGGCTTATATACCAAGCTATCCATTAATCAATATCTGTATTTTTGTAAgaataaaataacattaaaatttgAACCTTATAAAAGACCATCCTATTCCATTGCATTCAACAGTCAAGATTTATATTATTGCTGTTCTGTAGTATTGCATCAGTATACCAATTATACAACAGCTTGAACAGAATGCAAAAACAAGAAGTTtacattgaaaaattaataaattacctTGACTTCATCAACGTCAACAGAAAGAAACAAGACATCTGGATAAGCCGAGGCTAATTCCTCGAAGAAAGGGTTCATGGCCACCGAGGGGATACACCATGAAGCAGTGAAGTGTATAACAATCTACAATAAGCCAaccaaaaaaatcaaatcaatgaTCCAAATGATTTGCAAAGAAGACATTTGTCTATTACAAATCCTCCAACCCATCACCAAAATCAAACAAAACTTTTGATTGGGTATCAGTTAATGTGTAAGGAAGACATAATATTAGATTGCTACTTTATGAATCAAAGGTGGTGGTCTGAGGCTCTAGGCTAAAACAAGATTTTTGAATAGAAAACATATTGCAAGAGTCGATCATGTTGGATTACAGACAGTTTCCCAGGTTGAGATGGCTACAAATAACCGAACTTTTGAGCAATTGAAGTTTAATTCTTTCCAAAAATAAAAGATGGGAAAAGGAAAACACAAGATTCCCAGTATGAAAATTTGCGAAAAGTCAGAAAAAGAACTTACAGGGCAGCCTTGATTGTTGGCTTGGGTAACGTAGAGGTCCCAAGACTCCAAAGATTCCACCTTTAGAACTCTTGATTTAGTTTGCTGCTCTTGGGTCTCCATCTCgtctcctttcttcttcttcttcttcttcttcttcttcttcttcttcttcttcttcttctaaacACTAATTTTCTTGCCTGCTTCTTTGGGCTACCAGAACCAGATGACCAAATTATGAATTGTTTTCTGTTGGACCCACTTCTATCCTCTTTTCTATCTAATCCTTGCTGGAGAGGTGCAGACAATGAGATGATTTGTCAATTATCAGGGTAATTTAGAATAGAGCCTAGTCTGGCTCGAGTTTCCCTTCCGACCATGAGTCAAGCTAAAATCAGTTCGGGTTAAATTTGAAATCAGACCAATTAAACAGTACCAGCTCTCGAACTGAGTCAGGCTTGTAACTATAGACTCAAAAATTATGACAATCAGGTGTAGGGTCCCCTTATTTAGAAAATGGGATACAGATAGatacaaatttttttaattattttaaagaaaatcttAAAATGGAAAGAGCATGCATCTATCTCAAGGCAGTATTTGTAAAAGCCAACAGATTAACAATcttcatttgaaaaaataacaaaaaaaagttGTGGGTTTTCTTTTATTGCagcaggattttttttttttactatgatTGCAGCCGGATTAGAGTGGTCACTGTCTCTAACAAAACTGCAAAATTTAGAGCTCTTGTTGTATGATATTTATAATAGGTACAGTTACAACTTTCATACcaattattgatataaaatgAGTTAAAAAAATCTTATACAGTGGGGAGAAAAtgctttttctctctttttactCAGTTTCAGGAGGAACCTATTTTTCTTTAATCCAATtgtggatttttctttttaaattaagattgtGATTTTCCCTTTATTTGTGATAATTGATAATTGGTTTAGATTTATGAGGATATTTCTTTTGAGttattgtatttttctttttttttatatttttttaattattttttatctttcatATACTTTTGCAATGATGAAAGTGAAAGTGTAATAGAGGAGTTACTCATTTGATGGATAACAAGAATCCTCTGTTTTTAAATTGTTTGTCGTTGTTTATGGAAAAGCTGATGACTTGaactttttctctctctaaatTAAGCATATAGGTTTTAGTGGCCTACTGAGCATGACTTTGTTCCAAGCCTTCTACCCTTTCATAGTTGGTCCTTTAGCCGTTCTATTTTTTGGGTCTCTCTTCTTAACTTTCATTTATGCTCCTTGGTTTGTTGGCCTTGGCAAGGCTTCTTAACAGGTTTTTTGTGATATTTTTGCACTTTGTGTTGAAGATTTTCTAGATTACTTTACCTTGTTAGTTTGGCTAATTTTCTAATGTTTGGAGTTTGGGTGGCACAACTAGAGGGAGGCTAGAGTTTAGACCTAATATTGGTTTGGCCTTTTGTAAACttctaattttgatttttttaaaccaTGAGCTTTTTATTATTGGCTCATTTTATTATTACTGCACTAGACTCAAAccttttattaatgaaatgtgAACATATCTttgaaaaaacaattaaaatcttataaattttataattacgaTATTAAAGTTTAGAGAAAAGTATACTTTAGTTGTATGTACTTTCGTGCTTTGCACTTTAGGGACCAAAATAACTTTCATGACATTTCAGAGTCCGAACATTCACACCGTTAATAATTTAAGGATCCAATGGCTGACAATGTTAAATATGCTGATGTGACATGCTGACATCATCACCACATCTAATGTGGCATGCTAACGTGGAATGTTGATGTTATCGTCATCTTATCAACCTTCCCTTTTATGATTTACGTGCAAAAACATAAAAGTATAAATCCTTGAGTTGcaaaaaaaatacatttctaacctttaatgataaaaatatgaaaCTTTCAAAATGCatgaaagaaatttaaaaaaaagaagggaAAATAGGGAGAGAGACATActgagatagagagagagaaagagataatGGCAAGAGAGAAAGTCTCTCTCTCTTTCACTTATCTTATACCTCTCTATCTCACTTTGCTTTTCTGTCAAAATTTCTCAATTTACTCCTGTGGATAACTATTAAAAGAAGAGAGTTAAATAGATATACTATAAGAGTAGCAAGAAAAAAATAGACAGGAAAGCAAAGTGAGAAAGAGTTACTCCTATGGATAAATGTTAGGAAAAGAGAGTTAAATAGATGTACtataagtgtaatacccggctagattctggcatcgGAGTTCCCacttttcggcggaatctcggatgtcggaaccctttagaagggtaaaatgtgattttctaaaatgtttttatgtgttttatgattttaataaagaagaaaatgagttttttgaaagaaaaagaccaaggaagaaaacccaggttcggccgccgaacctcaagttcggccgccgaacatggggagtttacggaagcacctttggccccgaaggtggtctggccagccacctataaaaggccctttgtccgaaaatgggcgagttttctctctctattttcgggcataggtgagttttcgctcttccatggtcgatttgttgttttccttcaatcccctcaagttttaatgagtttttacttggttttgaagatttttgagctcaagatcaaagttttgaagcttggagacccccggagctcgttcctccacatctccaagtttgggatcgcatctcctctcgatcttcaagaggtaagtgtaggtcctatcttcttttatgtttttaagtaagttttatgaagggttaaggggttttgatgcatgtttaggctagttgtataatgttagggtttatgtaccctttatgttaaatgtatgctaaatgtgatgttcgttggggtataggttagttttatgcccctatatgcttggaaatgtgtttatgcatgttttagtatagttttgatgcatgttgggtcGTTGTGGGTGGCTGGTTTTGCAAGGCAGAATCAGGTtatgccctttgggagagctcaggttcggccgccgaaaccagtttcggccgccaaacctgcctgtggaggcagtttggccgcctaaactcgcccccgaaagtttggactttcggctctagaggagagtttcggccgccgaaccctgcccccgaaagtgcctgactttcggctctagagagactttcggccgccaaacctgccgccgaaagtaccctgtccagccttcctttgcatgttttctatgaatgttttatgatgttttgggggggtttttagggagttgtttagagtctttatagagtatatttggtccctcatttgagtccacctgtgtaggatcggacccgaggaaccgaggaggccaatagtgttagctgcttcagagttagttcagagtcagccagaggtgagtagaacacaactctttttattgcaagtaaataaacttttaagcatgatcatgcatcataaatgccatgtatgAAATtaataggttgttttgcattagaattcacgaatatgatgcattgcataatatgatgttgatgtggatggatgttggatgacccattggcccttgatatgatatgatatgatatggtatagaagttcaggtcgaggcccattctacgcccctagcacagagtaagagaaagtccaggtcgaggcccattctacgcccctggcacattggatatgttatgttatgatatgttaagcgaaagtcctgaggagctcccgttgtgggccaggcacattggattatgtagagggtcattggtgacaagtccatcattgatgtgatttgtttgtgatgttatgcatttcatgaaagtatgtgtttaataatatgtttttactgttctgctcactgggtttttgtagctcacccttctcccctaaccccaggtttgcaggttcaggatagatcgggaagtcgtcaagggtaaaagctttgtatatgtaatagattagtagtggacatgatatgtaaaatgatgtaatgtaatgtaaggtattttTCAGtgttgtaatgaggattagtattgtgcttggccctaagatatgattaatcccttttgtacatgatcttatgaaatgttttaatgatgagttatgttgaaccatgcttgacatatgttatgttgccccactagagcatttgatgagggctctggtatggggttttatgtttatagtatggtgcatgcataggtcaagcttggtatatgaaaagtttaagtttttatgtaaaagtatgatcatgtatgggattttatcggGTCTACAggttgtatagtaggcttgctatgggtcccgacgaccttaagtcgatctgaatcctagcgccggtagctgtcTGGTTTCCGGATCGTTGCAATAAGAGTAGCGAGAAAAAAAATAGACAAGCAAGCCAAGTGAGATAGAGAGGTAAAAgaggaaagagagagaaagtgaGAGAGAGAATCTTTTAACTTTATCCATTTTCCCTTTGTATCTtactactctctctctctctcgtccttattttcttttttttttttcatgcgtTTTAAAAGTTACACACTTTATCATTAAATGTtgatactttattttatttgtaattcaAAAACTTGTACCTGTAAACTTTTGCACTTAGATTATAAAAGAGAAGATTGATGATATGGTGATAACGACGTGACGATGATGTCGACATGCTACATCAGCATATCTAATACTGTCGGCCACTAGATCCTCAAATTGCTAATGGTACAAAAATTCAGATtctgaaatataataaaagttaCTTTAGTCCCTAAAACGCAAAAGTGCATAAGTGCAGGtaactaaaatttataaaatttatttttctcttaattttattgcctcttatattctaaattttaaatttttttcaaagatgtcataacattaaaaaactaatgaaaatatcACATTGCTCGTTATATTCACATTATTTATGCTTTAAAGGTGCTTTGATCTACAGTGAATCGAATTCAGACAAATATTtacttatttcaaaataaaattatataatatttgaaCTGGAATATTTTAAAGTGAAATTGCtaataattatgaattttttttttatcatttcgagattaagttgaattttaattattaattgtgttataaattaatttttatattatattttttttatttttatcaataattcaaaaataataatttctccCATCTCATCTCTAAGAGATATTTGAGTAAATGGAGAAGTTTGTGTTTTATTCAATAATGAATTGAGTATATATAAGCAATATATTCaataaaacttcaaaataatctcaacaatacaactaaaatatgaaaagtaggaacataaaaaaTCAACCAATGAaaactaaaaaaagaaaactaaataaaaaataacaaagtaGTAGACTTGGTCATGAGCATTTGAAGCAGTTCGTTATTACGCCCCGCAAGTTGTGTGGAGGCATCAACGACACCCAAGTTGGTAAAAGCACGTTGAAATGATGTCTTGGAAAGTGGCTTAGTTAGAAGATCAATAACCTAATCAGCAAAGTGTAGGTGATGaactttaatttctttattttgctCATATTCCTTAACAAAGTGAAAATCAATTGCAACATATTTCATCTTGTTGTGTAGAACTAAATTATGAGACACACATGTAGTGGTGAGATTGTCACACATGATCTGTGGAATAATGGTTGTAGAGACACGTAGTTCATGAAGTAAATTAACAACCCGCTTCACTTTGGCAG is a window from the Manihot esculenta cultivar AM560-2 chromosome 16, M.esculenta_v8, whole genome shotgun sequence genome containing:
- the LOC110604064 gene encoding transcription factor ILR3; the encoded protein is MGSPNDNSNWVFDYSLIEDVTVPGGDLPSLDPSGGLWSSPSFTDNASVSVEFDGLFGNSGLKESGSRKRVRPGSCNTLGSKACREKMRRDRLNDRFLELSALLDSGRPPKVDKSAILADALKVVNQLRDEARKLKDSNESLQDKINELKAEKSELRDEKQRLKTEKENIEQQVKALSAGAGFFPHPPAIPSPFSTPSHAVGSKLVPFVGYPGVPMWQLMPPATVDTSQDPVLRSPAA
- the LOC110603003 gene encoding thioredoxin-like protein CXXS1 is translated as METQEQQTKSRVLKVESLESWDLYVTQANNQGCPIVIHFTASWCIPSVAMNPFFEELASAYPDVLFLSVDVDEVKEVAAKLEVKAMPTFVLMKDGAQIDRLVGANPEEIRKRIDGFVQSVRVNVA